The window GAGATCCCTCCGGGACGCTGGACGTCGTGGTCACCGGACTGCCGTCCGATGCACACACCTGGAATCTCGTATTCATTCAATTGCTGCTCGAAGACCTCGGGCACCACGTCGTCAATCTGGGGCCGTGCATTTCTCAGGACGAAATCGTCGAGTCGTGCTGCAAGTACCAGCCCGACCTGCTGGTGGTGAGCAGCGTCAACGGCCACGGGGCCCATGACGCCGAACATCTCGTCCGGGCACTCAGGGCCCGCTGGGAACTGGCCGGGCTCCCGGCCGTCGTCGGCGGCAAGCTCGGCGTGCGGGGAGCCGACGGGCGTGACGGGCACGGCCGGCGACTGGTGGACGCGGGCTTCGACGCGGTGTTCCACGACGAGCAGGGCCTCGGGCCGTTCGAGGCGTTCGTCGGCGCGCTGGCCGCGGACCGAACCCCGTGCGGGTCGGCGCACCTCCCGGAAGGAGCGGCACGATGACGTCCTTCGGACGGTTCGTGGCCGCCGCCCGGGCCCGCGGCACCCTCGTGGTGCAGCCCCGCATGGGCTTCTCCGAACCCGCCCGCATGCGGGCCGGGCTGCTCGCCACCAAGCGCGCGGCCGACGCGGTGGCCGGCACCCTCACCATCGACAGCTACACCCGCGTCGGTGACGAGCCGGCCGCCGTACGCGCCCTCAACGAGGACGTGTCCCTCAACGGCTACCCCATCACCTCCTACAGCCCGCACACCTCCCACTGGGTCCTGGACGGCGTCCCCGACCCGTCCTTCCCCGTCCAGGTCCGGCACGGCTCGGCCGGCCCGCAGCGGATCGTCGCCGCGCTCGCCCGGCTCGGCCTGACCGCCACCGAGGGCGGACCCGTCTCCTACTGCCTGCCCTACGGCCGCACCCCCCTCGTCGACTCGGTCCGCAACTGGCAGGAGGCCTGCGAACAACTGGCCGCACTCCGCGCCGACGGGGCCGAACCGCACCTGGAGAGTTTCGGCGGCTGCATGCTCGGCCAACTGTGCCCGCCCGGACTGCTGGTGGCGATCAGCGCCCTGGAAGGGGTGTTCTTCCACCGGGCCGGACTGCGCTCCATCTCCCTGAGCTACACCCAGCAGACCAGCCCCGAGCAGGACCGGCAGGCGGTGCGCGCGCTGCGCCGGCTCGCGGGCGAACTCCTCCCGGACACCGACTGGCACGTCGTCGTCTACACCTACATGGGCGTCTACCCCCGTTCCCGGCACGGCGCCCGCGCCCTGCTGGAACGCTCCGCCGAACTGGCCGTACGGGCCGGCGCCCACCGGCTCATCGTGAAGACCGCCGCGGAGGCACACCGCATCCCGACCGTCGCCGAGAACGTGGAGGCACTGCGCATCGCCGCCCGGGCCGCCGCCCGCACCGCGGCGACGGCACCCGGCGACGCGGCGGCCGGCGACCCCGACACGGCGGACAACCCCGTATACGCCGAGGCCCGCGCACTCGTGGACGCGGTCCTCGACCTGGACGCCGACCTGGGCAGCGCGCTGCTCAAGGCGTTCGAGCGCGGCTATCTCGACGTCCCCTACTGCCTGCACCCCGACAACGCGGGCCGAACCCGCAGCCACATCGACGCCACCGGCCGCCTGACCTGGTCGGACATCGGAGCCCTGCCCATCGGCCGGGTCACCGCACGCCGCGGCGCCCGGCTCACCGCCGCCGGCCTGTACGACGCCCTGACGTACGTGCAGCGCCGGTACGACCAGACGCCCGACCACCGTTCCGCACCGGACCCGCACCGCGGACCCGCCGACGAGCACGCCCACGACCACGACCTCCTGGAGGTATGACCATGACCGTGACCACCACCGAGGCCGTGGACGAGGCACTGACGCCGTTCCCGTCCTCGCCCGACGCCCACCTCACCGACCCCCGCACCCGGGCCACCCTGCGCGTGCAGAGCCGCATGCTCACCGCCACCCGCGCCTTCCTGACCGCACGCGGCTTCCAGGAACTGCTGCCGCCCCTCATAGGCCCGGTCACCGACCCCGGCATCCGCGGCTCCAAGCAGGTCGACGTCGACTTCTACGGCCACAAGTACAAGCTGATGACCAGCGCCATCCTCTACAAGCAGGCCTCGCTGCTCGCCTTCGACAAGATCTTCTACATCGCCCCCAACGTCCGGCTGGAACCCGTCGAGACGGCCGTGACCCACCGCCACCTCGCCGAGTTCCACCAGATCGACGTGGAGATCCGCGACGCCCGCCGCGAGGACGCGATGGAGCTCGCCGAGCGGCTCGTCTCCCACGTCGTCGCCGACGCCGTCGTGGCCGTGCCCGCCGAGCTGGAACTCCTCGGCCGCGACACCGACACCCTGCGCCAGGCCGTCGCCGAGGCCTTCGGCCGGGTGGGACACGGGGAGGCCACCGCCGGCCTGATCGCCGCCGGGCATCCGCAGGACCCGGCCGCCGAGATCGACTGGCAGGGCGAGGAGATCGTGTCCGCCCGCGCGCACCGCCCCTTCTTCATCACCGACTACCCCAAGGGCTCCCGCGGCTTCTACGACAAGGAGAACGCCGAACAGCCGGGCGTGCTGCGCAACTTCGACCTCATCGCAGCCGAGGGTTACGGCGAACTCGCCAGCGGCAGCGAGCGCGAGCACGACTACGCCACCCTGGTCACCCGCATGCGCGAGACCGGCGAGAACCCCGCCAAGTACGGCTGGTACCTGGACCTGGCCCGCCGCGGCATCCCCGCCAGCTCCGGCTTCGGCATCGGCCTGGAGCGCTTCACCCGGTACGTCACCGGACGGCAGGCCGCCTGGCAGACCAGCGCCTACCCGAAGCTCCCCGGGGTGGTGTCCGCATGAGCAGCGCACTCGCCGCGAACGGGTTCCCCGAGGAGCAGGTCCGCGCCCGCGCCCGGCACGGAGCCGCGGCCGTCTTCCCCGCCGAGTCCGGCTACGGCAGCGGACTGCTCGGCGCGGCCCCGGCACCGTACTCGCCCGCCCCGGACGACGACCTGGAGCGCATCAGGATCGTCCCGCCGGTCTTCATGCCCGATCGGCTGAAGAAGCTCATCGACCTCGGCCGCGAACCCCTCTACAGCGACGTCGGACTGGAGACGGTCATCGGCGGGTTCACCAGCCGCCTGCCGGTCTACGTGTCCGCGTTCGGCTCCACCCAGGTCGCCAGCCACGACCTCGGCGAGGCCGCCGGCCGGCAGGCCGCCGAGCTCGGCATCCCGCTGGTCATCGGTGAGAACGTCGTCCCCGTCAACGGCTACCGCACCGCCGACGACGCCGGGGTCTCCCCGCTGCTCGGCCGGATCGCCGCCTACGCCGGGGCCGCCGACGACGAACACGGCGGTGTCGCCGTCCAGCAGTCCACCGAGGACGCCGACGCCGAGGTGTGGAATCTCGTCTACAGCGACCCCGTCAGCGAGCCCCTGCTCGCCACCGGCCGGCTCGCCTTCGAGCTGAAGGTCGGCCAGGGCGCCAAGCCCGGACTCGGCGGCCTCACCGTCCTCGGCCGCGACACCGCGAGCCGGGTCGCCGAACAGTACGCCATCGACGAGGTGTTCGGCGCCGACAGCGACAAGGTGCTGCGGGTCAGCAGCCCCGGCACCTTCACCGAGGAGATCCTGCGCCAGCAGATCCGGCTCATGCGCAACAACTTCCCCCGCGTCAGGGTGTGGGTGAAGCTCCACCCCGGCCGGGACGTGGCCCTCGCCGCCGCCACGGCCTGGGCGGCGGGCGCCGACGCGGTGACCGTCGACGGCGCCGAGGGCGGCACCGCCTGGGCGCCGACGGGATTCCTCGGCCACGTCGGACTGCCCCTCGCCGACTGCCTGCGCCGCGTCGGCCGCAAGGACCGCTGCCTCCTGGCCAGCGGCCGCGTGTGGGAGGGCACCCGGGCCGTCAAGGCCCTCGCCCTCGGCGCCCGCGCCGTCGGCCTCGGCCGCGCCGCCCTCCTCGCCGTCGACGAGGACCGCGAGGCCGGTCTGCGCCGCCTCGTCGAGGCGTTCGCCCTCGAACTGCGGATGCTGACCAGCGCGGTCGGCAAGTACCACGTCAACGCCCTCGATCCCGAGGACCTGTTCCTCCCGGCCGGCTGGTGCACGCCGCCCGCCGCGCCCGGCGCCGCCTGACCCGGCACCGCGCACCACCGCTTTTCCGCACCGCACACGCGCTTCCTCAGTCGTGGCAGCACCGGTTTCCCGGCACGCCGCGAGACCCGTGCAGGCCCCGAACTTTCGAGAATGGTGTCGAGAAGATGTCTCACCAGCACTCCGCCCAGGCCACTGCCGTCGACATCGACGCGTACAACAGCACCGCCGTGCGGCTGCCGGAGGGTGCGCTGCACGAGCTGTTCGCCGCGCAGGCCGTGCGCACGCCGGACGCGGTGGCGCTGGTGTGCGGCGACCGTGAACTGTCGTACCGCGAACTGGACACGGCCGCCGCCGTCCTGGCCCACCGCCTCCTGGCACGGGGCGTGCGCCCCGGCGACAGCGTCGGCCTGTTCCAGGACCGCTCCCTCGCCTATGTCGTCGCCGTCCTCGCCGTCCTCAAGACGGGCGGCGCCTACATCCCCCTCGACCCGCGTCAGCCCGAGGAGCGGCGGGCGTTCATCCTCGCCGACACCGGCGCCGTCCTCCTCCTCACCGACCGTGACGAGCAGGCCACCGCCTTCGCGGGCACCGTGCCCGTCCTGCGCATCACCGACGACGTCATCGCGCCGGCGGAGCAGGCCCCACCCCTAGAAGTAGCGGTCCATCCGGACCAGTTGGCGTACGTGATGTACACGTCGGGGTCGAGTGGGACGCCGAAGGGTGTGGCGAACACGCACCGCAATGTGGTGGAGCTGGCGCTGGACCCGTGGTGGGGTGCGGAGGGCCGGCATGCGCGGGTGCTGGCGTACTCGCCATTGGCGTTCGACTCCTCGACGTACGAGCTGTGGGTCCCGCTGCTCAGCGGCGGCACCGCGATCGTGCTGCCCGCACCGAAGCTGGACATCGCCGAGCTGGCCTCGGCGATCACCGAACACCGCGCCACGGCCATGTACTTCACGACGGCGTTGTTCGACGCGATGGCGTCGGAGGCGGTGGGTGCGCTGGCGGGGCTGCGGGAGATCTGGACGGGCGGGGACGTGCTGTCGGCGCCGGCGTTGCAGCGGGTACTGGACGAGTGCCCGGACACGACGGTGGTGCACGCGTACGGTCCGACGGAGTCGACGGTGTTCTGCAGCTATCAGGTGTTCGGTCCGGGGCAGCGGTCGGTGGAGCGGCTGCATCTGGGTGTTCCGATGGCGAACACCCGGATGTATGTGCTG of the Streptomyces sp. 1222.5 genome contains:
- a CDS encoding methylaspartate mutase: MTSFGRFVAAARARGTLVVQPRMGFSEPARMRAGLLATKRAADAVAGTLTIDSYTRVGDEPAAVRALNEDVSLNGYPITSYSPHTSHWVLDGVPDPSFPVQVRHGSAGPQRIVAALARLGLTATEGGPVSYCLPYGRTPLVDSVRNWQEACEQLAALRADGAEPHLESFGGCMLGQLCPPGLLVAISALEGVFFHRAGLRSISLSYTQQTSPEQDRQAVRALRRLAGELLPDTDWHVVVYTYMGVYPRSRHGARALLERSAELAVRAGAHRLIVKTAAEAHRIPTVAENVEALRIAARAAARTAATAPGDAAAGDPDTADNPVYAEARALVDAVLDLDADLGSALLKAFERGYLDVPYCLHPDNAGRTRSHIDATGRLTWSDIGALPIGRVTARRGARLTAAGLYDALTYVQRRYDQTPDHRSAPDPHRGPADEHAHDHDLLEV
- a CDS encoding glutamate synthase-related protein, which produces MSSALAANGFPEEQVRARARHGAAAVFPAESGYGSGLLGAAPAPYSPAPDDDLERIRIVPPVFMPDRLKKLIDLGREPLYSDVGLETVIGGFTSRLPVYVSAFGSTQVASHDLGEAAGRQAAELGIPLVIGENVVPVNGYRTADDAGVSPLLGRIAAYAGAADDEHGGVAVQQSTEDADAEVWNLVYSDPVSEPLLATGRLAFELKVGQGAKPGLGGLTVLGRDTASRVAEQYAIDEVFGADSDKVLRVSSPGTFTEEILRQQIRLMRNNFPRVRVWVKLHPGRDVALAAATAWAAGADAVTVDGAEGGTAWAPTGFLGHVGLPLADCLRRVGRKDRCLLASGRVWEGTRAVKALALGARAVGLGRAALLAVDEDREAGLRRLVEAFALELRMLTSAVGKYHVNALDPEDLFLPAGWCTPPAAPGAA
- a CDS encoding asparagine synthetase A; translated protein: MTMTVTTTEAVDEALTPFPSSPDAHLTDPRTRATLRVQSRMLTATRAFLTARGFQELLPPLIGPVTDPGIRGSKQVDVDFYGHKYKLMTSAILYKQASLLAFDKIFYIAPNVRLEPVETAVTHRHLAEFHQIDVEIRDARREDAMELAERLVSHVVADAVVAVPAELELLGRDTDTLRQAVAEAFGRVGHGEATAGLIAAGHPQDPAAEIDWQGEEIVSARAHRPFFITDYPKGSRGFYDKENAEQPGVLRNFDLIAAEGYGELASGSEREHDYATLVTRMRETGENPAKYGWYLDLARRGIPASSGFGIGLERFTRYVTGRQAAWQTSAYPKLPGVVSA
- a CDS encoding cobalamin B12-binding domain-containing protein encodes the protein MDEVMTQPAELAPRDPSGTLDVVVTGLPSDAHTWNLVFIQLLLEDLGHHVVNLGPCISQDEIVESCCKYQPDLLVVSSVNGHGAHDAEHLVRALRARWELAGLPAVVGGKLGVRGADGRDGHGRRLVDAGFDAVFHDEQGLGPFEAFVGALAADRTPCGSAHLPEGAAR